From Candidatus Tisiphia endosymbiont of Melanophora roralis, a single genomic window includes:
- the secD gene encoding protein translocase subunit SecD has product MYNIPKWKIFLSILCTIAAFICALPNFTTIDSKILPNHKVNLGLDLRGGAHLLLDVDFDSYLNDVMDSLADHLRKYLREDKIGYKNLVVKNKAVQFELRNLEDYKQVKKILGKVDREITVENDNTNIKLSYSDSKLAELRYQVIAQSIEIIRMRVDSTGTTEPNIQRQGDKHILLQVPGEENPQQLKNILGKTAKLTFHLVDETANIQQALNGHLPFGSILVKGENENKQEYYVVVKKKAIVSGDQLTTAQASFNQNSQPAVAFSFNNLGSKLFAEITKNNSGKRLAIVLDNKLLSAPVINEPILGGSGIISGNFTVESANELALLLRAGSLPAPLKIIEERTVGPNLGADSIEAGKKAGMIGFVSVVIFMVWSYGILGIFANIALSLALLYILALLSLFQATLTLPGIAGIILTIGMAVDANVLIYERIREELKKGASNLYAIRMGFESAFATILDSNITTLIAAFLLFIFGAGGIKGFAVTLTIGIISSMFSAIIITKLLIDTWIKYQKPKNLGL; this is encoded by the coding sequence GTGTATAATATTCCTAAATGGAAAATATTCCTTTCTATTTTATGTACAATAGCAGCCTTTATTTGTGCTTTACCTAATTTTACAACTATAGATTCTAAAATACTGCCAAACCATAAGGTGAATCTTGGTCTTGATTTGAGAGGTGGTGCTCATCTATTGCTAGATGTAGATTTTGATAGTTACTTAAATGATGTAATGGACAGTTTAGCTGACCATTTACGAAAATATTTACGGGAAGATAAAATAGGTTATAAAAATCTTGTTGTTAAGAACAAGGCGGTGCAGTTTGAATTGAGAAACCTAGAAGATTATAAACAGGTCAAAAAGATCTTAGGTAAAGTCGACCGAGAAATTACTGTGGAAAATGATAATACTAATATTAAGCTTAGCTATAGTGATTCAAAGCTTGCTGAATTAAGGTATCAAGTTATTGCCCAATCAATTGAAATAATCAGAATGAGAGTGGATAGCACCGGCACAACAGAACCTAACATACAAAGGCAAGGTGATAAACATATATTACTGCAAGTACCAGGTGAGGAAAATCCACAACAACTCAAAAATATTCTTGGCAAAACTGCAAAACTAACCTTTCATTTAGTAGATGAAACTGCCAACATACAACAAGCATTAAATGGACATTTACCCTTTGGTTCAATTTTAGTGAAAGGGGAAAATGAAAATAAGCAAGAATATTACGTAGTTGTTAAGAAAAAAGCTATTGTTAGTGGTGACCAGCTAACAACTGCCCAAGCTTCTTTCAATCAAAATTCCCAACCTGCTGTTGCTTTTTCTTTTAATAATCTTGGTAGTAAATTATTTGCAGAAATAACCAAGAATAATTCTGGCAAGAGGCTTGCTATCGTGCTTGATAACAAATTATTAAGTGCACCAGTAATTAATGAACCAATTCTTGGAGGAAGCGGTATAATTTCAGGTAATTTTACTGTTGAATCAGCAAATGAATTAGCGTTATTACTTAGAGCTGGTTCGCTGCCAGCCCCTTTAAAAATAATAGAGGAAAGAACCGTAGGACCAAATCTTGGAGCAGATTCAATAGAGGCAGGCAAGAAAGCAGGTATGATTGGTTTTGTTAGTGTGGTAATATTCATGGTTTGGTCTTACGGAATTCTTGGCATTTTTGCCAATATAGCATTAAGCCTAGCTTTACTTTATATTTTAGCGTTATTGTCACTTTTTCAAGCTACATTAACTCTGCCAGGAATTGCTGGTATAATCCTAACGATTGGTATGGCAGTTGATGCCAATGTACTCATTTATGAAAGGATAAGGGAAGAACTTAAAAAAGGTGCATCTAATCTATATGCCATAAGGATGGGATTTGAATCAGCTTTTGCTACAATCCTTGATTCAAATATTACAACTTTGATTGCAGCATTTTTACTTTTTATATTTGGAGCTGGAGGTATAAAAGGTTTCGCAGTAACACTAACTATTGGTATAATATCATCTATGTTCTCTGCGATTATTATTACTAAGTTGTTGATTGATACTTGGATTAAGTATCAAAAGCCCAAAAATCTAGGGTTATAA
- a CDS encoding type II toxin-antitoxin system VapC family toxin, giving the protein MNKSDQYVILDASALIALLSEEKGGETVASILPKSVMSSVNIAEVAKFLIERRSLSEEEVSNIIQSLIEIIIPFDTQLALISANIVRQTKALGLSLGDRACLALALQTGYTVYSADRIWSKLNLDCKIVIIR; this is encoded by the coding sequence ATGAATAAAAGTGATCAGTATGTAATTCTCGACGCTTCAGCTTTAATAGCACTGCTTTCTGAAGAAAAGGGAGGTGAAACTGTGGCATCTATTTTACCTAAATCAGTTATGAGTAGTGTGAATATTGCAGAAGTAGCTAAATTTTTAATTGAAAGGCGTAGCCTTAGTGAAGAAGAAGTATCCAATATTATTCAAAGTCTAATTGAAATAATTATTCCATTTGATACGCAGCTAGCTCTAATAAGTGCAAATATTGTTAGACAAACAAAAGCTTTGGGCTTATCTCTTGGGGATAGAGCATGTCTTGCACTTGCCCTACAGACAGGTTACACAGTATATAGTGCTGATAGAATATGGTCTAAGTTGAATTTAGATTGTAAGATCGTTATTATACGTTAG
- a CDS encoding type II toxin-antitoxin system VapC family toxin, whose amino-acid sequence MNNPIVLDTHVLLWALLQPEELSEDVKQQINLAQENSQLFLSSISLWEIAMLKLKKRINIYEPIKDFLESIANINGLSIKDISPEIAAESISLMDEFHGDPADRIIVATVKCYGATLLTRDQKILTWANLGHIKSLST is encoded by the coding sequence ATGAATAATCCTATAGTACTCGATACCCATGTTTTACTATGGGCGTTGTTACAACCTGAAGAATTATCAGAAGATGTTAAACAACAAATAAATTTAGCTCAAGAAAACTCGCAATTATTTCTAAGTTCAATTTCTCTATGGGAAATTGCTATGCTTAAATTAAAAAAACGTATTAACATCTATGAACCTATAAAAGACTTCCTAGAATCTATAGCTAATATTAACGGATTATCTATCAAAGATATCTCCCCAGAAATTGCTGCAGAAAGTATTTCTCTTATGGATGAGTTTCATGGCGATCCAGCTGATAGAATTATTGTGGCTACAGTAAAATGTTATGGGGCTACGTTACTTACCAGAGACCAAAAAATTCTTACTTGGGCTAATTTAGGGCATATTAAATCGTTGTCAACCTAG
- a CDS encoding Ppx/GppA family phosphatase, with protein MRSAIIDIGYNAIRAVVYECDRLGAPEIFNDKFKSDIINLLNLDDLEVKHQVYLSLQYFVHIFDRLSVTDVKCVATAVLRGHPRAEEFREIVKRKFNINIEIISGNREAYLTAAGLISGINDACGIAADLGGGSLELAQIKDKKVGILKSLPLGTSLITNNHFDDINIISQMINKEFGEVYSNHSGIQQCQQGYHCPNLYLIGGALRLIGRSYMEFVHYPLKNLHNLEINRREFELYLEKLAHAHSMRTQYKSRIHSNAILVAKSMLNVFLPEKVIISNYGLKEGVRFACLPKEEQEKDIIYERIKTLVNFDETTYNIKNYTEVIKPILIQPDTTTISIITLVIMLAQYNKNIDKTLRSNFIVEFILASDIPFSHRQRLMLSIALALTYTTRSDTYINRLAKRMINSYDYCNSHIIGNFIKIAREIDGPRFQSPSFSLELKDNRYIEISTLNILPKAVFEKVCERLKAIGFARKIFIEIK; from the coding sequence ATGCGTTCAGCCATTATTGATATTGGCTATAATGCCATAAGAGCTGTAGTTTATGAATGTGATAGACTTGGAGCTCCAGAAATTTTCAATGATAAATTTAAAAGTGATATTATCAATTTACTTAATCTAGATGACCTAGAAGTAAAGCATCAAGTATATCTGTCACTACAATATTTTGTACATATTTTTGATAGGTTATCAGTAACAGATGTTAAATGCGTTGCTACTGCTGTACTTAGAGGGCATCCAAGAGCTGAAGAATTTAGAGAAATAGTTAAAAGAAAATTCAATATTAATATTGAAATTATTTCTGGTAATCGCGAGGCCTATCTTACAGCTGCCGGATTAATTTCTGGTATCAATGATGCTTGTGGCATAGCAGCAGACCTAGGTGGAGGTAGCCTTGAACTTGCCCAAATCAAAGACAAAAAAGTGGGAATCTTAAAGTCTCTACCTTTAGGCACTAGCTTAATCACTAATAATCATTTTGACGATATTAATATAATTAGCCAAATGATCAACAAAGAGTTTGGAGAGGTATACTCAAATCATTCGGGTATACAACAATGTCAACAAGGGTATCATTGTCCAAACTTATACTTAATAGGAGGAGCTTTAAGGCTAATTGGACGTTCTTATATGGAGTTTGTTCATTATCCTCTTAAGAACTTACATAACCTTGAAATAAATCGTAGAGAATTTGAACTATATCTCGAAAAATTGGCTCATGCTCATAGTATGAGAACACAATATAAATCAAGAATTCATTCTAACGCAATTTTGGTGGCAAAATCTATGCTGAATGTCTTTTTACCTGAAAAGGTAATAATTTCAAATTATGGTTTAAAAGAAGGTGTTAGATTTGCTTGTCTCCCTAAAGAAGAACAGGAGAAAGATATTATTTATGAAAGAATCAAGACATTAGTAAATTTTGATGAAACTACTTATAATATCAAAAATTATACAGAAGTCATTAAGCCTATCTTAATTCAACCAGATACAACAACAATTAGTATAATTACTTTGGTCATAATGCTTGCACAATATAATAAAAATATCGATAAAACTCTTCGCTCTAATTTTATTGTTGAATTTATTTTAGCTTCAGATATTCCTTTTAGTCATCGTCAAAGGTTGATGCTGAGTATTGCTCTTGCACTTACCTATACAACAAGAAGTGATACATATATTAATAGATTAGCAAAAAGAATGATTAATTCATACGATTATTGTAACAGTCATATAATAGGTAATTTTATAAAAATTGCTAGGGAAATTGACGGACCAAGATTTCAGTCACCATCTTTTTCTCTTGAGTTAAAAGATAATAGATATATTGAAATTTCTACACTAAATATTTTACCAAAAGCGGTGTTTGAAAAAGTGTGCGAACGTCTGAAAGCTATAGGTTTCGCCCGAAAAATATTTATTGAAATAAAATGA
- a CDS encoding IS110 family transposase yields the protein MTNKKNDKQKLSVINPDAAGIDIGSREHYVCVPADRDEKNVRKFAAFTSDLREMADWLKKCGVKTIAMESTGIYWIPVFQILETTGFEVILVNARHVKNVPGRKTDVADCQWLQQLHSYGLLSGSFRPKDQICELRTLTRQRDRLTKNAATHVNRMQKALNEMNIQLHHVISDITGVTGMSIIKAIIAGERDANKLVTFRDSRIKSDKKTIIKALEGDYRKEHLVVLKQELDIYEFYLKQIKECDEAIESCYKEFDKRGDGDVTNKQRKNKNSPKFDLQQSLYNAAGADFTAIPGLSELSVQTIVSEVGLDMDKWSTEKHFTSWLGLSPANKITGGKVFDTRTKKVENKASMAFRMAALNLGRGKSALAGFYRRIKSRAGTPKAITATARKLACMFYRLLKYGQDYVEQGIETYEKQYQETMVKNLQKQATRLGFSVVKIEQSLESVC from the coding sequence ATGACAAATAAAAAGAATGATAAACAGAAACTATCTGTAATTAATCCTGATGCGGCAGGTATTGATATTGGTTCTAGAGAACATTATGTTTGTGTACCAGCTGATAGGGATGAAAAGAATGTACGAAAATTTGCTGCTTTTACCAGTGATTTAAGAGAAATGGCAGATTGGTTAAAAAAATGTGGAGTTAAGACGATAGCTATGGAATCAACAGGGATATATTGGATACCTGTATTTCAGATTTTAGAGACTACTGGCTTTGAAGTTATATTGGTGAATGCTAGGCATGTGAAAAACGTACCTGGACGTAAAACAGATGTAGCTGATTGTCAGTGGTTACAACAACTTCATAGCTATGGATTGTTAAGTGGTTCATTTCGTCCAAAAGATCAGATATGTGAATTAAGAACTCTTACTAGACAAAGAGACAGATTAACAAAGAATGCTGCAACCCATGTAAACCGTATGCAGAAAGCACTGAATGAAATGAATATCCAATTACATCATGTGATTAGTGATATAACAGGTGTTACAGGAATGAGTATAATAAAAGCAATTATTGCTGGTGAAAGGGATGCAAATAAATTAGTCACATTTAGGGATAGTCGTATAAAAAGTGATAAAAAGACTATTATCAAAGCTTTGGAGGGAGATTATCGCAAAGAGCATCTTGTAGTATTAAAGCAAGAATTAGATATTTATGAATTTTACCTAAAACAAATCAAGGAGTGTGACGAAGCAATAGAAAGCTGTTACAAAGAGTTTGATAAACGTGGTGATGGTGATGTAACAAATAAGCAACGCAAGAACAAAAATTCTCCAAAGTTTGATTTACAACAATCACTATATAACGCAGCAGGAGCAGATTTTACTGCAATTCCAGGGCTAAGTGAGCTAAGTGTACAAACGATAGTATCGGAAGTGGGGTTAGATATGGACAAATGGAGTACAGAGAAACATTTTACATCTTGGCTTGGCTTAAGTCCTGCTAATAAAATTACCGGTGGTAAAGTATTTGATACGAGAACAAAAAAGGTAGAAAATAAAGCAAGTATGGCATTCAGGATGGCAGCTCTTAATCTAGGTAGAGGTAAATCAGCACTAGCAGGATTTTACAGAAGGATAAAAAGTAGAGCTGGTACACCAAAAGCTATTACAGCAACAGCAAGGAAGTTGGCATGTATGTTTTATCGATTATTAAAATATGGTCAAGACTACGTCGAACAGGGAATTGAAACGTACGAAAAACAATACCAAGAAACAATGGTAAAAAATCTGCAAAAACAGGCAACACGACTAGGGTTTAGTGTGGTTAAAATAGAGCAGTCATTGGAATCAGTTTGTTAA
- a CDS encoding AbrB/MazE/SpoVT family DNA-binding domain-containing protein: MKIEHSQMDKHGRILIPSTIRNSLNYKYGDTFVIRVIDDELHIVGINKEIKAAQSLFKKYNTSSNSAVDEFLDSRRIEANNENLKFGAK, translated from the coding sequence ATGAAAATAGAACATTCTCAAATGGATAAACACGGCAGGATATTGATACCTTCTACTATTAGAAATTCTTTGAATTATAAATATGGTGACACGTTTGTAATTAGAGTAATTGATGATGAATTGCATATTGTCGGTATAAATAAAGAAATAAAGGCAGCACAAAGCTTATTTAAAAAATATAATACCAGCTCCAATTCTGCAGTAGATGAATTTTTAGACTCAAGACGTATTGAAGCAAACAACGAAAATTTAAAGTTTGGAGCAAAATGA
- the yajC gene encoding preprotein translocase subunit YajC, which produces MFIENAYADNNDTISITETEEVAPVAEPSSTQSILTSLVPMVLIFVVFYFFLIRPQDKRRREKEAVVGSVKKGEEVVTNSGIFGVVSKINDADNTVDLEIAENIRIKILKSSILDITSRHKTEVTAKSKKDKGK; this is translated from the coding sequence ATGTTTATAGAAAATGCCTACGCAGATAACAACGATACAATATCAATAACAGAAACTGAAGAAGTAGCTCCAGTAGCTGAACCATCATCTACTCAATCAATATTAACAAGCCTTGTACCGATGGTATTAATCTTCGTTGTATTCTATTTTTTTCTAATTAGACCACAAGATAAACGTCGTCGTGAGAAAGAGGCTGTAGTTGGTAGCGTTAAGAAAGGAGAAGAGGTGGTAACTAATAGTGGAATCTTCGGAGTGGTAAGTAAGATTAACGATGCTGACAACACGGTAGATCTTGAAATAGCTGAAAATATACGAATCAAAATTCTGAAATCTTCAATACTTGATATTACAAGTCGTCACAAAACAGAAGTTACTGCCAAAAGTAAAAAAGATAAAGGGAAATAA
- a CDS encoding tetratricopeptide repeat protein, with the protein MKNFLISIILLIINTRTFAQEQVSNLITPVSYFVNHEQQLRILDEYLNKYRQASIVGTSGIGKTQLIRMYGYENKNNYDLIWFFDCNLDFDEQFVKLAKQLNMVKRTNISEEVTLTKKEIISYLTTTTKWLLVFDNLKVNENKKVQDLIDWEHNGHVVFCSQDNEKLHNIIAMPLLDHPTIVALANNLLDNKNNNNIEFLTQSFSGYPILIVQGTQLLNKIKGLDKEEYKKKIYQSTDKIATNISMAVQQLPFSAAKLLNKIALLNNQAFSKQLLTIITDNKDTLDDDIYQLSKFMLISNINASENNPIFEMHDIVSNKIMELNGNNNKIYLENIIAKLPKAKGTHSGYLWRSAQTVLENLEIILTNSEKYNINIYAILTLRSELLSLYINIYNNNKAQQMVDWFSWKDKNKKFKLWQMSEYQKFYYARYLGAIGVYNKIILRNFETAISYLIKSLKILGKLDDDESSYSLKFNFISHISGSYMFLGEIKLAEEFLKKIEKLVKQRTIQEADLSIIYSLKSALFNMQGKYKEALEGEDKIIELFIKNGSHINDPYFTGAYMPRTKILNSLGRYQEAYAQAQQLYYIHKPIKNEDNEIFADIYTEMARSELGLGKIDKASEYINKAIPIFLADENNNPEKTNYSKNPSLAASYVVQGDSLFAQDQLKQAIESYKKAFVIYHYLYGDRSKNVAQVSELYNKGAKAACKSKDIYNYKFFGKPQIKKFGIHHPNTIDMFEYCKQYNMDLWAKNH; encoded by the coding sequence ATGAAAAATTTTCTAATATCAATCATATTATTAATCATTAATACTAGAACTTTTGCTCAAGAACAAGTATCTAATTTAATCACTCCAGTTAGTTATTTTGTCAATCATGAGCAACAACTTAGAATTCTTGATGAATATTTAAATAAATATAGACAAGCAAGTATAGTGGGTACTAGCGGTATAGGTAAAACTCAACTGATTAGGATGTATGGTTATGAGAATAAAAATAATTATGATCTTATTTGGTTTTTTGATTGTAACCTTGATTTTGATGAACAATTTGTGAAATTAGCCAAACAACTCAATATGGTTAAACGAACTAATATATCTGAAGAAGTTACTTTAACAAAAAAAGAAATAATATCATATTTAACTACTACTACTAAATGGTTATTGGTGTTTGATAATTTAAAAGTTAATGAAAATAAAAAAGTACAAGATTTAATCGATTGGGAACATAATGGTCATGTAGTGTTTTGCTCGCAAGATAATGAAAAGTTACATAACATTATAGCCATGCCACTACTCGATCACCCTACTATTGTAGCTTTAGCTAATAACTTATTAGACAATAAAAATAACAATAATATCGAATTTTTAACACAATCTTTTAGTGGTTATCCAATATTGATAGTGCAAGGAACTCAATTACTTAACAAAATTAAAGGTCTAGATAAAGAAGAATATAAAAAGAAAATTTATCAATCAACTGATAAAATAGCAACGAATATTAGTATGGCTGTTCAACAATTACCCTTTAGTGCAGCAAAGTTACTTAATAAAATAGCTTTACTAAATAACCAAGCTTTTTCAAAACAGCTGCTTACCATCATTACTGATAATAAAGATACCCTTGATGATGATATATATCAATTATCCAAGTTTATGCTAATTAGTAATATTAATGCTAGCGAGAATAACCCTATTTTTGAAATGCATGACATAGTCAGCAATAAAATAATGGAACTAAATGGCAATAATAATAAAATATATTTAGAAAATATTATTGCTAAGCTACCTAAGGCGAAAGGAACTCACTCAGGATATTTGTGGAGAAGTGCTCAAACTGTACTAGAAAACCTAGAAATTATTCTCACAAATTCTGAGAAATATAATATTAACATATATGCAATACTTACCTTAAGAAGTGAATTATTGTCTCTATATATAAACATTTACAATAATAATAAAGCACAACAAATGGTTGATTGGTTTAGTTGGAAAGATAAAAACAAAAAATTTAAATTGTGGCAAATGTCTGAATATCAAAAATTTTATTACGCTAGATATTTAGGAGCAATAGGAGTGTATAATAAAATAATATTAAGAAATTTTGAAACAGCAATTTCTTATCTTATTAAATCATTAAAGATTTTAGGTAAACTTGATGATGATGAATCTAGTTATTCTCTCAAATTTAATTTTATATCTCATATATCTGGATCTTATATGTTTTTAGGAGAGATAAAACTTGCTGAAGAATTTCTTAAAAAGATAGAAAAATTAGTAAAACAAAGAACAATACAAGAAGCTGATCTATCTATAATATATTCTTTAAAAAGTGCATTATTTAATATGCAAGGCAAATATAAGGAAGCTTTAGAGGGTGAAGATAAAATTATCGAACTATTTATAAAAAATGGATCGCATATTAATGACCCATACTTTACTGGAGCTTATATGCCTAGAACAAAGATATTGAATTCCCTTGGTAGATATCAAGAAGCTTATGCTCAAGCTCAACAGTTATATTATATACATAAGCCCATAAAGAATGAAGATAATGAAATATTTGCAGATATTTATACAGAAATGGCAAGAAGTGAATTAGGTTTAGGTAAAATAGATAAAGCTTCTGAATACATTAATAAAGCTATTCCCATATTTTTAGCAGATGAAAACAACAATCCGGAAAAAACAAATTATTCTAAAAATCCTAGCTTAGCAGCTAGTTATGTAGTACAAGGTGATAGTTTGTTTGCTCAAGATCAGCTTAAGCAAGCTATAGAATCTTATAAAAAAGCGTTTGTTATATATCATTATTTATATGGAGATAGAAGTAAAAATGTTGCTCAAGTAAGTGAATTATATAACAAAGGGGCAAAAGCCGCCTGTAAATCAAAAGATATATATAATTATAAATTTTTTGGTAAACCGCAAATTAAGAAGTTTGGCATACACCACCCTAATACAATTGATATGTTTGAATATTGCAAACAATATAACATGGATTTGTGGGCCAAAAATCATTAA
- a CDS encoding type II toxin-antitoxin system Phd/YefM family antitoxin codes for MSTKIAISQFKSHCLEIIEKLQVNGQSVIITKREKAIAKVLPIDTKKVSLFGMLKNKAEIKADILEPIDEKWNVEHE; via the coding sequence ATGTCTACTAAAATAGCTATTAGCCAATTTAAGTCTCATTGTCTTGAAATAATTGAAAAACTACAAGTTAATGGACAATCAGTTATAATTACTAAAAGAGAGAAAGCAATAGCTAAAGTATTACCAATTGATACCAAAAAAGTTTCATTATTTGGAATGCTTAAAAATAAAGCTGAGATAAAGGCTGATATATTAGAGCCAATTGACGAAAAATGGAACGTAGAACATGAATAA
- a CDS encoding DUF2608 domain-containing protein: protein MRKILIILILQFIVIEAFASIERIKLHSFDNLVDQIKNDTIKGKDTLIVFDIDGVILCPKDSYLSHNNREVRHKFLDDIEKSQGLAQRKNIYALIAAQMEYKLIEPSLMKYFWFLKFNGYDVIALTSMGPNNPYFDQEQDRVDMLKDKGLLFDKRYHGQIKIDKQKRPQPKAIEGVIFARGYEKGLVLKAYLDQQHTAYSKIAPNKLLHICKNINKLWW, encoded by the coding sequence ATGAGAAAAATTTTAATAATTCTAATTTTGCAATTTATCGTAATAGAAGCATTTGCAAGTATTGAAAGAATAAAACTACATTCTTTTGATAATTTAGTTGATCAAATTAAAAATGATACAATAAAAGGTAAAGATACGCTAATTGTATTTGATATTGATGGAGTTATTCTTTGTCCTAAGGACAGCTATTTAAGCCATAATAATCGTGAAGTACGTCATAAATTTCTTGATGACATTGAAAAATCACAAGGTCTAGCTCAGAGAAAAAATATATATGCACTTATTGCTGCTCAGATGGAATATAAGCTAATTGAACCAAGCTTAATGAAATACTTTTGGTTTCTAAAGTTCAATGGTTATGACGTTATTGCCTTAACATCAATGGGACCAAATAATCCATATTTTGATCAGGAACAAGATCGTGTTGATATGCTTAAAGATAAAGGATTATTGTTTGATAAAAGATATCATGGTCAAATAAAAATTGATAAACAAAAAAGACCCCAGCCAAAAGCCATTGAGGGAGTTATTTTTGCAAGAGGATATGAAAAGGGATTAGTTCTCAAGGCATACCTTGATCAACAACATACTGCCTATAGCAAGATAGCACCAAACAAACTGCTGCACATTTGTAAAAACATAAACAAACTTTGGTGGTAA